In the Juglans microcarpa x Juglans regia isolate MS1-56 chromosome 6D, Jm3101_v1.0, whole genome shotgun sequence genome, one interval contains:
- the LOC121234793 gene encoding ubiquitin-conjugating enzyme E2 27 isoform X2 produces MHQRHGGIWHQSQPRRRHSRSSHRNHPWPHRYPLRRRHLPNRYLTPRHPNISSQSGAICLDILKDQWSPALTLKTALLSVQALLSAPEPDDPQDAVVAQQYLRDYQTFVGTARYWTETFAKASSLGVEEKVQKLVEMGFTEALVRSALEAVGGDENLALEKLCSG; encoded by the exons ATGCACCAGAGACATGGAGGCATCTGGCATCAGAGTCAGCCCCGAAGGCGACACTCTCGCTCGTCTCATCGGAACCATCCCTGGCCCCATCGGTACCCCCTACGAAGGCGGCACCTTCCAAATCGATATCTCACTCCCAG GCACCCTAATATCAGCAGTCAAAGTGGAGCAATTTGCCTGGACATCTTAAAAGACCAATGGAGTCCAGCATTGACTTTGAAGACCGCTCTTCTGTCTGTACAAGCACTACTCTCTGCACCAGAACCTGATGACCCTCAAGATGCTGTGGTAGCACAACAG TATCTTAGAGACTATCAAACTTTTGTCGGCACAGCTCGCTACTGGACTGAAACTTTTGCCAAAGCATCATCTCTGGGAGTTGAAGAAAAG GTGCAAAAACTTGTGGAGATGGGATTCACTGAAGCACTCGTGAGAAGTGCTCTGGAAGCAGTTGGTGGTGATGAAAACTTAGCTCTTGAAAAGCTTTGCTCTGGCTAG
- the LOC121234793 gene encoding ubiquitin-conjugating enzyme E2 27 isoform X1 yields the protein MIDFARVQKELQECTRDMEASGIRVSPEGDTLARLIGTIPGPIGTPYEGGTFQIDISLPDGYPFEPPKMQFATKVWHPNISSQSGAICLDILKDQWSPALTLKTALLSVQALLSAPEPDDPQDAVVAQQYLRDYQTFVGTARYWTETFAKASSLGVEEKVQKLVEMGFTEALVRSALEAVGGDENLALEKLCSG from the exons ATGATAGACTTCGCTCGAGTTCAAAAAGAGCTTCAAGAATGCACCAGAGACATGGAGGCATCTGGCATCAGAGTCAGCCCCGAAGGCGACACTCTCGCTCGTCTCATCGGAACCATCCCTGGCCCCATCGGTACCCCCTACGAAGGCGGCACCTTCCAAATCGATATCTCACTCCCAG atggGTACCCTTTTGAGCCTCCCAAGATGCAGTTTGCAACCAAAGTTTG GCACCCTAATATCAGCAGTCAAAGTGGAGCAATTTGCCTGGACATCTTAAAAGACCAATGGAGTCCAGCATTGACTTTGAAGACCGCTCTTCTGTCTGTACAAGCACTACTCTCTGCACCAGAACCTGATGACCCTCAAGATGCTGTGGTAGCACAACAG TATCTTAGAGACTATCAAACTTTTGTCGGCACAGCTCGCTACTGGACTGAAACTTTTGCCAAAGCATCATCTCTGGGAGTTGAAGAAAAG GTGCAAAAACTTGTGGAGATGGGATTCACTGAAGCACTCGTGAGAAGTGCTCTGGAAGCAGTTGGTGGTGATGAAAACTTAGCTCTTGAAAAGCTTTGCTCTGGCTAG
- the LOC121234789 gene encoding LOW QUALITY PROTEIN: probable serine/threonine-protein kinase At1g54610 (The sequence of the model RefSeq protein was modified relative to this genomic sequence to represent the inferred CDS: inserted 1 base in 1 codon), with translation MGCLLSTSATGLRPTDDGDNRRRRRSTEDIPVTDGVPTVRAGEDAAEKGRQNKTRYTGDFPAPDRRKPRQDLFLKNQQGWPTWLVDFAGDAIKDWAPRRANTFEKLAKIGQGTYSNVYKAKDLITGKIVALKKVRFDNLEPESIRFMAREILVLRRLDHPNVVKLEGLVTSRMSCSLYLVFEYMEHDLAGLAACQGVKFTEPQVKCYMKQLLSGLEHCHSRGVLHRDIKGSNLLIDNEGVLKIADFGLATFYEPGQKQPMTSRVVTLWYRPPELLLGATFYGIGVDLWSAGCILAELLSGKPIMPGRTEVEQLHKIFKLCGSPSEEYWRKYRLPNATLFKPQQPYKRCVAETFKDFPPSSLPLIESLLSIDPGERVTATAALNSEFFTTEPYACEASSLPKYPPSKELDVKLRDEEARRQRGLSGKANAVDGVRRVRARERVGRAVPAPEANAEIQGNLDRWRIVTQANAKSKSEKFPPXHQDGAVGHPLDTSRKGPVSFGAPDVSFGSSIFNSKPSGSVKSIGAGGGPSRRKTNKDDNHRASSQKFIRAFKPSSIGLSMDLIFKAKKPVAEVSGS, from the exons ATGGGTTGTCTTCTCAGCACATCCGCTACCGGACTCCGCCCTACTGACGATGGAGACAACCGCAGACGTCGCCGCAGCACCGAGGATATTCCCGTCACCGACGGCGTCCCCACCGTTAGGGCCGGGGAGGACGCTGCCGAGAAAGGTAGGCAAAATAAGACGAGATACACCGGCGACTTTCCGGCACCAGATCGCCGGAAGCCTCGCCAGGACCTTTTCCTGAAAAATCAGCAAGGCTGGCCGACCTGGCTCGTTGACTTCGCCGGCGACGCCATCAAGGATTGGGCTCCTCGCCGCGCCAACACATTCGAGAAGCTCGCCAAG ATCGGGCAAGGGACTTATAGCAATGTATATAAAGCAAAGGATCTAATAACTGGGAAAATAGTTGCTCTGAAGAAGGTTAGGTTCGATAATTTAGAGCCTGAGAGTATAAGATTCATGGCCAGAGAGATTCTTGTTCTGCGCCGCCTTGATCACCCCAATGTGGTTAAGCTCGAAGGCTTGGTCACTTCAAGAATGTCTTGTAGTCTTTACTTGGTTTTCGAGTACATGGAACACGATCTCGCTGGGCTCGCAGCTTGCCAAGGAGTCAAGTTCACTGAACCACAG GTCAAGTGCTATATGAAGCAGTTGCTGTCTGGGCTTGAGCATTGCCACAGTCGAGGTGTCTTACACCGTGACATCAAGGGTTCCAATCTGCTAATTGACAATGAAGGAGTTTTAAAAATTGCGGATTTTGGACTGGCTACCTTCTATGAACCTGGGCAGAAACAACCTATGACTAGTCGAGTTGTCACGCTATGGTACCGCCCCCCTGAACTTCTTCTTGGGGCTACATTCTATGGGATTGGTGTGGACCTTTGGAGTGCTGGCTGCATCTTGGCGGAGTTGCTTTCTGGAAAGCCAATCATGCCAGGACGGACGGAG GTGGAACAActgcataaaatatttaaattatgtggcTCCCCATCTGAAGAATATTGGAGGAAATATAGGCTGCCAAATGCAACACTTTTTAAGCCGCAACAGCCATACAAACGTTGCGTTGCAGAAACTTTCAAGGATTTTCCACCTTCTTCTCTACCTTTGATAGAATCTCTTCTTTCAATAGACCCTGGTGAACGAGTCACTGCCACAGCCGCTCTAAATAGTGAA TTCTTTACCACTGAACCTTATGCTTGTGAGGCATCAAGCTTACCGAAGTATCCACCAAGCAAAGAATTGGATGTCAAATTAAGAGATGAAGAAGCTAGAAG GCAAAGAGGTCTAAGTGGGAAAGCTAATGCTGTTGATGGTGTGAGAAGAGTTAGAGCTCGTGAGCGTGTTGGTCGGGCAGTTCCAGCTCCAGAAGCCAATGCAGAGATTCAAGGAAACTTAGAT AGGTGGAGAATCGTGACACAAGCAAATGCTAAGAGCAAGAGTGAGAAATTCCCAC CCCATCAAGATGGAGCGGTTGGACATCCACTAGATACATCACGTAAAGGCCCCGTATCGTTTGGTGCACCTGATGTTTCTTTTGGCTCGTCAATATTTAATTCAAAGCCATCAGGATCTGTCAAAAGTATTGGGGCTGGTGGGGGACCTTCTAGGAGGAAAACCAATAAAGACGACAACCATAGAGCTTCATCGCAGAAGTTTATCCGTGCATTCAAGCCATCCTCCATAGGGCTCTCAATGGATCTAATATTCAAGGCAAAGAAACCGGTTGCTGAGGTTTCCGGCAGCTGA